One window of Nocardia sp. NBC_00508 genomic DNA carries:
- the eccD gene encoding type VII secretion integral membrane protein EccD, with protein sequence MTHARLDRIDEESSRGIVRAPDLARVTILAKHTQVDMAIPVDVPVALVIPSVVDMVAQHSRTNEFDNEGERFEPAEWVLARIGHPPFSNSLSLGEHGVRDGELLMLESASHTAPTPLFDDIMYNVAIADTDHYRSWTPKVARITGSVLAAVTMVVGCLGLLLSPGSLPIGVGGSVALLVAILLVVAATVLSRMYGDTRTALVLGGCALPAAFSAGMLSVPDHYDWAHILLGSVLTGATAILAWRVTGVGLALFIGAATLAAYAVPAALVGLLTDQPERAIGAGAAALGLGGLSLAPRVSMLLAKLPLPPVPSPGTPIDPTEDDPDDHRALPTMDILRVKSERARMYLAGLVAATTLITAGGALAATDPTTDDPYWQGIALALVCAAVLMFRSRTYAGAEQAVVLIAGGSAIVLIMLVGAGFAMDQPLAVFGAAMVALVAALILGIIVPNQSATPPMRRGVELLEYAFVAAVLPLVFWVTDLYSLVRGL encoded by the coding sequence TTGACGCACGCGCGACTTGACCGTATCGACGAAGAATCCTCGCGCGGGATCGTCCGCGCTCCCGACCTCGCCCGGGTGACGATTCTGGCCAAGCACACCCAGGTGGATATGGCCATCCCGGTGGACGTGCCGGTCGCACTGGTGATTCCGAGCGTCGTCGACATGGTCGCCCAGCACAGCCGCACCAATGAGTTCGACAACGAGGGCGAGCGTTTCGAGCCCGCGGAATGGGTGCTCGCCCGGATCGGACATCCGCCGTTCTCCAATTCGCTGAGCCTCGGCGAGCACGGCGTCCGGGACGGCGAGCTGCTGATGCTGGAGAGCGCCTCGCACACCGCGCCGACGCCGCTGTTCGACGACATCATGTACAACGTCGCGATCGCCGACACCGACCACTACCGCAGCTGGACACCGAAAGTCGCGCGGATCACCGGCTCGGTGCTCGCCGCGGTCACCATGGTCGTCGGCTGCCTCGGCCTGCTGCTGTCCCCCGGCTCGCTGCCGATCGGGGTGGGCGGCTCGGTCGCGCTGTTGGTCGCGATCCTGCTCGTAGTGGCGGCGACGGTGCTGAGCAGAATGTACGGCGACACGCGCACCGCGTTGGTGCTCGGCGGCTGCGCTCTCCCGGCCGCGTTCAGCGCGGGCATGCTCTCTGTGCCGGATCACTATGACTGGGCGCACATTCTGCTCGGGTCGGTCTTGACGGGCGCGACGGCGATTCTGGCCTGGCGGGTGACCGGCGTCGGTCTCGCGTTGTTCATCGGCGCGGCCACCCTCGCGGCGTACGCGGTGCCCGCGGCGCTGGTCGGTCTGCTCACCGATCAGCCCGAGCGCGCGATCGGCGCGGGCGCGGCGGCACTCGGGCTCGGCGGCCTCTCGCTGGCGCCGCGGGTATCCATGCTGCTCGCGAAACTGCCGCTGCCGCCGGTCCCTTCGCCGGGCACCCCGATAGATCCGACCGAGGACGATCCGGACGATCACCGCGCGCTGCCGACCATGGACATACTGCGGGTGAAGTCGGAACGCGCCCGCATGTACCTCGCGGGCCTGGTCGCCGCGACCACGCTGATCACCGCCGGTGGCGCGCTGGCGGCCACCGACCCGACGACCGACGACCCGTACTGGCAGGGCATCGCGCTCGCGCTGGTCTGCGCGGCGGTGCTGATGTTCCGCAGCCGCACCTACGCCGGCGCGGAGCAGGCCGTCGTGCTCATCGCGGGCGGCTCGGCGATCGTGCTGATCATGTTGGTCGGCGCCGGATTCGCGATGGACCAGCCGCTCGCCGTATTCGGCGCGGCCATGGTCGCGCTGGTCGCGGCACTGATCCTCGGCATCATCGTCCCGAACCAGTCGGCCACGCCGCCGATGCGCCGCGGCGTCGAACTTCTCGAATACGCGTTCGTGGCGGCCGTGCTGCCCCTGGTGTTCTGGGTCACCGACCTCTACTCCCTCGTCCGCGGGCTGTGA